The DNA sequence AATATAGATGAAATAAGAAAATTAGAAGTAGGAGTTGAGATACAAAGTTTTCCACAAAATATATTAGATGAAGATTATAGTTATATTATAAAAGAGTGTAAATTTAAGCTTAGAAATTTTGATAATATAATATCATTACATGGTTCTTCTTTTGATTTAAATCCAGGAAGTACGGATAAAAAAGTAATAGAGTTAACTAAATATAGATATATGCAATCTATTAATATTGCAAAGGAAATAGGAGCTAAGTATGTAATATTTCATAGTCAAATTTCACCATTAATAAGTGTAGATAAAATTAGAAAGCTAAAAATAAATAATCAGATATTATTTTGGAAAGAATTTCTTAAAGAAATTGATGATTTAGATATAACTATACTTTTAGAAAATGAATATGAAGATAGTTATGAGGAGTTACTTTATATAATAAAAGAGGTAAATTCACCAAAATTAAAAATTTGCTTAGATACAGGTCATGTTTTAGCATATTCTAATAAAAGTTTAGAAAGTTGGTTTTTAGGATTAAACGATTATATAAAATATGTACATCTACACTTTAATGAAGGCAAAGATGATTCTCATACAAAGCCTACAAATGATCAATTAGTAAAGTTTAAACATATAATTGAAAAAGTAAATATAAAACCGATAATATCATTAGAGTATAATATTGAGGATGCAAAAGAAGAAATTCCCAGAATAAGAGAGATACTAAATAAATAAAAAGCAGTGATTAAAATTTTAATCACTGCTTTTTATTTATTTAGTATTATATTATAATATTTAAGGTTATTGACAAAATAAGAATCTAAAAATGAAATTATAAAAAATTTATTGGATAGAATTAAATAGTATATAGGAGGTGAATTTTATGAAAAAGTTATTAATATTAATCGTAGTTTTAATATCGACTATTATTGTAAGCTCAAGTAGTTTAAATGAAAATAGGCAATTATCTAAGATAGAAAAAATAGAAGACTTTGAATGCGTTTATGAAAATATAAAAAACGGATATCCATATTTAGATGTCATTAAAAGAAGTGACAATATAGATTGGCTAGAAAATAAACAAGAATACATAAAAAGAATTAAAAAAACTACAAATGATGATGAATTTATAGAAGAGCTTTCATCTATAATATCTGATTTAAAAAATAGACATACTGAATTAATAGATAATAAAAACAGATATGAACTTTTTAAAAAATCATATTCAAAAAATAATTGGTATGACTTTTTAGATGATAAAAATGTTATAGATAGATATAATTCTATAACACAAAAAATAGAGATACCAAAAGGTATTTTTATGAAAAAAGAATTAATATTAAAGGATATAAAAGATGGTGAGGTTGGATATATTTATTTACCATCAATGGCATCTAAAAATGGATCTACAACTAAAGATTTAAAAATGATAGGTGATTATATAAATGGCTTAGATAACCATAAAGCTTTAGTTATAGATATAAGAGGAAATAAAGGGGGAAGTGATAGTTATTGGCAAGGTGTTGTTTCTAAACTTATTGAAAAAGATACAAAAATAGTTGGATATAGGGTTTATAGAGGTGATAGTGAATTGGTTAAAAGATATACTAATATAAGAAAGTTAAAATTAAAGCCTATAAAATATTTGCCTGATGATGTGAAGCAAAATTCTCCTAAAGAAGTTTTTAATAAATTTAGTGATTTTGAAGAAACCTCATATACTATAAAATCTAAGAAGGAATCTAGATTTAAAGGACACATATATGTACTTATAGATAACTCTGTATACTCGTCATCCGAGACATTTGCAATGTTTTGTAAAGAAACTAAGTTTGCAAAGCTAATCGGCCAAACAACTGGAGGAGATGGTGGAGGACTAGATCCTATTTTATTTAAACTAAAAAATATTGGGTTGATTGTTAGAATGGCAAGTGGAATGTACTTAAATGAAAAAGGAATATGTGATGAAGAGTTTAAAACTTCACCAGATTTTAAAATGAAAAATTATGAAAGAACTAAAGAATTTGAAAATGATAATTGTATAAAAAAAGTATTAGAACTTGAAAACATCAAAAACTAATCTATAAAAATATTTCAAATTTAAAATATTAAATTGACTTGTAAAAGAAAGGGAAAATGTTTAAGTAAATAAAAAATAAGGTATATATAATATTGTTAATACATAAAAAATAGTTACTCGGGAGGTAGCATCATGAAAATGAATAAAGCATTAATTATAGGACTCGGATTGGTGATTGTGTGCGGGGCTGGGGTTAGTTATTCATTAGCAAAAGATGATAAGTCCGAATATTTAACAAAAGAACAAGCTAAAAGTATAGTTTTAGAAAAAGTTCCGGATGGTAAAATATTAGAATTTGCATATAATAATGAAGATAATAATCCTAAATATGACTCAAAAGTTGTAAAAGATAATATTAAATATGAAGTAGATGTAGATGCTGAAACAGGGGATATAGTAAACTTTTCACAAGAGGTACTTAAAGAAACTAATAAAGATAAAACTCCAGATAAACTAATAAGTGAAGATAAAGCTATGGATATAATGCTTCAAAAAGTTCCAAAAGCAACAGTTCAAAGCTTTGACTTTGATAAAGATGGAAAAGAACCAGAATATGAAGGTGTTCTCGTAAAAGCTGATACAAAATATGAAATTACTGTAGATGCAAAATCAGGTAATATAAAAGAATTTAGTCATGAAAAAATAAAAGTAAAAGATACAAATGATGATCAGTATGGTGATATAAAACTAGATGACTAAAATAAAAAAAGTGTAGCTATCTAATAAATTTAGATATTTACACTTTTTTTATTTTAGAAAATATATTTAAAAGAAAAATAAATATATAGTTCATTACTAT is a window from the Paraclostridium sordellii genome containing:
- a CDS encoding PepSY domain-containing protein, with the translated sequence MKMNKALIIGLGLVIVCGAGVSYSLAKDDKSEYLTKEQAKSIVLEKVPDGKILEFAYNNEDNNPKYDSKVVKDNIKYEVDVDAETGDIVNFSQEVLKETNKDKTPDKLISEDKAMDIMLQKVPKATVQSFDFDKDGKEPEYEGVLVKADTKYEITVDAKSGNIKEFSHEKIKVKDTNDDQYGDIKLDD
- a CDS encoding sugar phosphate isomerase/epimerase family protein, with translation MKDIKLVKLVGDIKSVNIDEIRKLEVGVEIQSFPQNILDEDYSYIIKECKFKLRNFDNIISLHGSSFDLNPGSTDKKVIELTKYRYMQSINIAKEIGAKYVIFHSQISPLISVDKIRKLKINNQILFWKEFLKEIDDLDITILLENEYEDSYEELLYIIKEVNSPKLKICLDTGHVLAYSNKSLESWFLGLNDYIKYVHLHFNEGKDDSHTKPTNDQLVKFKHIIEKVNIKPIISLEYNIEDAKEEIPRIREILNK
- a CDS encoding S41 family peptidase; this encodes MKKLLILIVVLISTIIVSSSSLNENRQLSKIEKIEDFECVYENIKNGYPYLDVIKRSDNIDWLENKQEYIKRIKKTTNDDEFIEELSSIISDLKNRHTELIDNKNRYELFKKSYSKNNWYDFLDDKNVIDRYNSITQKIEIPKGIFMKKELILKDIKDGEVGYIYLPSMASKNGSTTKDLKMIGDYINGLDNHKALVIDIRGNKGGSDSYWQGVVSKLIEKDTKIVGYRVYRGDSELVKRYTNIRKLKLKPIKYLPDDVKQNSPKEVFNKFSDFEETSYTIKSKKESRFKGHIYVLIDNSVYSSSETFAMFCKETKFAKLIGQTTGGDGGGLDPILFKLKNIGLIVRMASGMYLNEKGICDEEFKTSPDFKMKNYERTKEFENDNCIKKVLELENIKN